In Bacteroides cellulosilyticus, the genomic stretch GAGTAGCTACGGAGATACTATGGAGGGTGTACGGAGATGCTACGGACCATGTATGGAGATGGTATGGACTTGATGCTGTTATTTTCACTTCAATTCCGTTTCCGCTGTATTGGCTTTTAGTTTATACGTCTTCTTTTTGATGCTGATGGTGCAATCGGCGGATGCAGTGTAGTACCATGCCCCTTTCTTGAATTCCAGTAATACCTCTGCGGGAGTTTCCGCCTTGATAACTACATTCGGGGTGCTTAGCAATGTGCCATGTCCTAAAAAGAAGGTACAGTCATCGCCCTTTTTATTTCCCCATAAAGCATAGGTGGCTTGTGCACTCATTTTTCCGCTGGTGCAGATATCCGTAGGGTTATCTGATGACAGGATATAATCTATACGTCCATCTTTCTGTACGACACATATGCTAGTGGCGCTGTTTTCTGTTTTGCTTTTTACTTCGGGGAAGCTTACTTCGGTAATGCAGCCGGGTTCTTTTATGGATGAAGGTTCATAGATAGCGACGAACGGCCGGTTCCAGGCTTCTCCTTTCTGGCGGGCTACAAAAGTCAGGGTAGGTTGTTCTTTGATATTATATGGCATCCCTGGGGTACGGCTCAAACCTTCCGTCATGGGAGACAGGGCGGTGAAAACTTCCCGGTCCGTTTCTCCTTTCATCCACAAGTTCATTGAAATGTCATCCTTGTCGGGCATGGCAATGGTAAATGTAGCTTTTATATCTTTGTCAGTAATAGCTGACTTTTTATCATAGATATAAGAATAAGCATAAAGGTGAGCACCGGCAAAGGCCAGTTCTTCGGTGGGTTGTAGATTCAAGTCTGCACCGTCTGTGCCTGTCAGTGTTAGGGTTTGCCCCAGATTATGGTAGAAATAATCATGCATTTTATCACCGCCGCGTTCTTTCCGGCTGCGGAAGATATCTATATAGTAACCGGTTTCCGGACCGGTAGTGACGATGCTCATCATACGGGTCTGGTCGGCACGGCTTTCCGGTTCACGGAAAGAAACATCGCTATAGGTTACGGAAGTGAAAGCTTTTCCCGGTTCGGAAGAAACAGGGAAACTGGATTTAAGATCGAAGGAGTGGTTACTTTTCATAACCGGATAACTGGAAATGCCGTCTACGCATACCGTGTTATGGCTGGGAAATTGAGAGTAATATTCCAGATAATCCAGCCCACTGTATAAATAGAGACCAATTCCGGCATCAGGAGCCAGAACATATCCTTTACCGTAAAGTTCCATGGATATGCCATTAGCATGCATGTGGTTTCCTTCACTGGCATTCAGGGAAATCATGAGGCTGTGACGGGGATTCATTCCGTTTCGTTGTACCAGCCAGGAAACGTTCGGTGCATAGAAGAAGGGAGAGACATATTGTTCTATTTTTCCGGCTTCGATATTGGGATTCAGTTCCAATGGCTTTTCATCAAAGAAAGAACTGATAGAGACGGGGACACTTTTTTTATTGTCTTTGGTTTTTCCCGCATCGGGATGGAAGCATTTCAGCATGGCAGTGAAGTATTCTTCCTGCTCTTTTTTTCCGTTGTGCTGTGCATTTCGTATCATGCGGGATATAGGGTTGGTGTTCAGATATCCCGGGTGGGTGTCGCCGAAACCACAGATCATCCGGTTGGGGAATAAATATTGCGGAGTAGCGGCTACCGCTTTAGAGAGAACCGGCATTGCTTTCACCAGGTCATAATTCAGGTTCCGGTCGAAGAGGGTAGCAAAACTGGTGTAGTCATTCAGTACTACATTGCTGTATCCGGGACATTCGGCCCAGATGCCTGTCTTCGGATCGAAACCATAATCGGCTAATTTATTCAGACTCCATTGGCGGATACTGGAACGGTTGAGTACATAATCAATGTAATATTCGCGTCCTTTACCATCGGCATATTGCTTATTGTTTTCCAGTATCATACCGATATTCATGACATAGCGAGCCTGCATCAGGTTCCAGTTGTTGTGAGGAACACCGTTTGCAATGATATTGTCCGCCCATTTCTTGAAAGCTCCTGCGTATATATCCATTTTGTCGGTATGCCGGGCATTCAGGTAGTCATACAGGAAATCGTAAAGGGGAACGATGTCATAAAGAATATCTTCGTGAATAACCTCGAAAGAACTCATTCCTACCAGCGTTTGCTGATGGCCGTGGTTGAGGTCGATGGGAACATTCCGGTAATAGATGCCAGTCATATAGGTATCGAATACTCCGGCGGCGAGTTTTGCATATCTTTCTTCTCCGGTAAGCCAGTAGAGGAAGGCGGCATCACGGGCGATACCCATGATTTCACGGTTCAGGCTCTCGATGTTGCGTCCGGTTTTAGAAGGATGTACACTCTCCATAGGACGGCCGGGCAAGGCATTGTTACAGAAAGTCACATTTCCTTCCGCATCGTCATCGTATGGCACTACATCTTCCAGACGGGGACGTCCGTGGGTGGCAAATGTGCCGCGCGTACCGGTATAGCGAACGGTGGGTGCCGGTGCTTTTTCGCCTCCGGCATGGTTGAAGGTTTCACCTTTTATATATACATCCGTAGCATGAGACTTCCAATACATGGCAAGGCGCGAAAGTAACCAGTCCGGTTGGGCGTCTGTCAGGTTAGCATAAAGATCGGTTTGTCTTTTCAGTTTCTCAAATACGTTTTTTGCCCAATCTTCTTTTTCTATCAGATTCAGGGTTTCACTCTTACCGTTGTTGTCTGTCAGATAACGCGGATGGCTGTCCGGTAACTGCTGCCGGAAGGCGATTTTCACCTCCTGGGCCTGTAATATCCCTGAAAAAAGAAGGCATATCAATAAACTAAGTGCTTTCATATTCTATCAATAACATTAGGTGTTTAAAGAATATACGGATGAGGGTGGATAATTACTCAACGAAACTATGTAAAGATAGCGCAAAACTATGCAAAAGATGTAATCATTATTACACTTTTTTAAAAATAAAGCCCCTACTTTTGTGAAAAATACTATTTCCTATGAAGAAATTGTCATTTATAAACAGGTTTTTACCTTCGTACAAATGGAAAGTGGCTGCGGTAATTATCTGCGGTATTGTGGTAGGCGGGGGAGGCTTGTTCATGTATCTGCTGCGGGCACATACCTATTTGGGGGATGAGCCGTCGGCGTGCGTGAACTGTCATATCATGGCACCTTACTACGCTACATGGTTCCACAGTTCACATAGTCGGGATGCCACTTGCAATGACTGTCATGTTCCTCATGAGAATGCCGTTAAGAAATGGACGTTCAAAGGGATGGATGGTATGAAGCATGTAGCTGCTTTTTTGACAAAGAGCGAGCCGCAGGTTATCAGGGCGCATGAAGCCAGTTCAGAGGTGATTATGAACAACTGTATCCGTTGCCATACGCAGTTGAATGCGGAGTTTGTGAAAACCGGGAAAATAGATTATATGATGTCTCAGGTAGGCGAGGGTAAGGCTTGCTGGGATTGTCACCGGGATGTGCCGCATGGTGGAAGCAATTCGTTGTCATCTACTCCCAATGCTCTGGTACCTTATCCCGAATCGCCCGTTCCGGACTGGCTGCAAAAGATGCTTAAGAAATAATGAAATAAAATCAATATACTTATGGAAAAGAAATTGAAATCATGGCAAGGCTGGCTGCTGTTCGGTGGTTCGATGGTAGTCGTGTTTGTATTAGGATTATGTGTTTCCGCGTTGATGGAGAGGCGGGCGGAATTAGAAAGCGTGTTCAATAACCGCAGGACTGTTATTACAGGCATTGAAGCCCGTAATGAAGTGTTCAAAAGTGATTTTCCCCGTGAATATCAGACCTGGACGGAAACAGCGAAGACGGATTTCCAGAGTGAGTTCAACGGAAACATTGCGGTTGATGTATTGGAACAACGTCCCGAAATGGTGGTTCTGTGGGCAGGATATGCTTTTTCAAAGGATTATTCGACTCCGCGTGGCCATATGCATGCGATAGAGGATATAACGGCTAGTCTTCGTACAGGTGCGCCTGCTACTCCCGAAGATGGTCCGCAACCGTCTACCTGCTGGACTTGTAAGAGTCCGGATGTTCCCCGTATGATGGAGGCTATCGGTGTGGATGCATTCTATAATAATAAGTGGGGAGCAATGGGCGATGAGATCGTAAATCCTATCGGATGTGCCGATTGCCACGAACCGGAAAATATGAACCTGCACATCAGCCGTCCGGCATTGATCGAGGCTTTTGCACGTCAAGGCAGAGATATTACGAAAGCTACTCCGCAGGAAATGCGTTCGCTGGTTTGTGCGCAGTGTCACGTGGAGTACTACTTCAAGGGTGATGGTAAGTACCTGACTTTCCCTTGGGATAAAGGCTTTACTGTGGAAGATATGGAGGCTTATTATGATAATGAAGGTTTCTATGACTATATTCATAAACTGAGCCGTGCTCCGATATTGAAAGCGCAGCATCCTGATTATGAAATCTGTCAGATGGGTATTCACGGTCAGAGAGGTGTGTCTTGTGCAGATTGTCACATGCCTTATAAGAGCGAAGGTGGTGTGAAATTCAGCGATCACCATATTCAAAGCCCGCTGGCGATGATAGACCGCACTTGTCAGACTTGCCACCGCGAAAGCGAAGAAACACTGCGTAACAATGTGTACGAACGTCAGCGTAAGGCTAACGAAATACGTAACCGTTTGGAACAGGAACTTGCCAAGGCTCATATCGAGGCTAAGTTTGCATGGGACAAGGGTGCTACGGAAGATCAGATGAAAGACGTACTTGCCCTTATCCGTCAGGCGCAGTGGCGTTGGGATTTCGGTGTGGCTTCTCACGGTGGTGCTTTCCACGCTCCGCAGGAAATCCAACGTATCCTTTCACATGGATTGGATAAGGCTATGCAGGCTCGTCTGGCTGTATCAAGAGTATTGGCTAAGCATGGTTTTACGGATGATGTGCCGATGCCGGATATTTCAACCAAAGAGAAAGCACAACAATACATTGGTCTCGACATGGATGCGGAAAGAGCAGCTAAAGAGAAATTCTTGAAAACAACTGTACCTGCGTGGCTGGAAAAAGCGAAAGCTAACGGTCGCCTGGCCCAGAAATAAAACAGAGATATGTGGATCAGACCGTGGGGATTTAAAGAAGGGTGCCTGATAGGCGCAGGACTGTTGGCGACAGGATGGCTGCTACAGATTACAATCGGTGAAATAGATTGGAGTCTGTTTGCCTGTCCGGTGAACATCATAGTTCTGGTTTTATATATAACCGGAATAGTTGCCATGCATTGCCTGCGCAAACGTGTCTATTTCTTCGGTTGGATGAGCCATTATACATTGGCTGTCTCTTCTCTTTTATGGGTGGCGGGCATTACGGTGGTGATGGGACTTATCCGTCAGATCCCTTCCGGTCATCCGGCAGATATGCTTGGCTTTTCACGAATGCTTTCGGCATGGCCTTTTGTATTGCTTTATATCTGGATGGTGACTGTACTGGGGCTGACTACGCTTCGTGCCGGATTTCCATTCAGATGGAAGAAGCTTGCTTTCCTTTTGAACCATGCCGGGCTGTTCATTGCCCTGATTACGGCAACCTTGGGAAATGCCGATATGCAGCGGCTGAAAATGACTACCCGGATAGATAATGCCGAATGGCGTGCAATGGATGGGTACGGTAAATTGATAGAACTTCCGCTGGCCATTGAGCTGAAAGACTTCACGATTGACGAGTATCCTCCGAAACTGATGCTGATTGATAATGAAACAGGACGTACATTGCCTGAGAAAGCACCGGAACATTTGTTGCTGGAAGAAGGTGTAACGGATGGGCAACTGTCCGATTGGCTGGTGACTATCCGGCAAACGATTCCCTGGGCGGCTTCCGTGGCTACGGAAGATACGGTGAAGTTTACCGAATTCCATTCGATGGGAGCCACATATGCCGTTTATTTACAGGCTATCAATCAAAAGACGAAAGCGGCAAAGGAGGGGTGGGTAAGTTGCGGTAGTTTTATTTTCCCATATAAAGCATTGCGTCTGGATTCGTTGACAAGCCTTATCATGCCGGAACGCGAGCCGCAGCGTTTTGCATCTACAGTGAAAGTTTACACGGAAGACGGCAAACAGGTGGAAGATACGATTGCAGTGAACCATCCTCTGAATGTGGCCGGATGGAATATTTATCAATTGAGTTATGATGATACGAAAGGGCGTTGGAGCGATATCAGTGTGTTCGAACTGGTACGTGATCCGTGGCTGTCTGCTGTCTATACGGGTATTATCATGATGGTGCTGGGAGCTATCTGTCTGTTTGTTAACGCACAAAAAAGAAAAGAGGAGGACGCAGAATGACGTGGGATTATTTTGTACCGTTTTCAATTGCCGCCCTGCACTTCTGGGGATTCGGTGCCTTTGCCGCCTGGCGCGGGAGAAAACCGTATATTGTTGGCGGGCTTACCTTGATTGGGCTTGCTATCTTCTTCTGCTTTATTGTGGGAATGTGGATTTCCCTGGAACGCCCGCCTATGCGGACCATGGGAGAGACGCGCCTGTGGTACTCTTTCTTTCTTCCACTGGCAGGACTCATCACATACAGCCGTTGGAGGTATAAGTGGATACTCAGTTTCAGTTTTATCCTGTCACTGG encodes the following:
- a CDS encoding heparinase II/III family protein, whose product is MKALSLLICLLFSGILQAQEVKIAFRQQLPDSHPRYLTDNNGKSETLNLIEKEDWAKNVFEKLKRQTDLYANLTDAQPDWLLSRLAMYWKSHATDVYIKGETFNHAGGEKAPAPTVRYTGTRGTFATHGRPRLEDVVPYDDDAEGNVTFCNNALPGRPMESVHPSKTGRNIESLNREIMGIARDAAFLYWLTGEERYAKLAAGVFDTYMTGIYYRNVPIDLNHGHQQTLVGMSSFEVIHEDILYDIVPLYDFLYDYLNARHTDKMDIYAGAFKKWADNIIANGVPHNNWNLMQARYVMNIGMILENNKQYADGKGREYYIDYVLNRSSIRQWSLNKLADYGFDPKTGIWAECPGYSNVVLNDYTSFATLFDRNLNYDLVKAMPVLSKAVAATPQYLFPNRMICGFGDTHPGYLNTNPISRMIRNAQHNGKKEQEEYFTAMLKCFHPDAGKTKDNKKSVPVSISSFFDEKPLELNPNIEAGKIEQYVSPFFYAPNVSWLVQRNGMNPRHSLMISLNASEGNHMHANGISMELYGKGYVLAPDAGIGLYLYSGLDYLEYYSQFPSHNTVCVDGISSYPVMKSNHSFDLKSSFPVSSEPGKAFTSVTYSDVSFREPESRADQTRMMSIVTTGPETGYYIDIFRSRKERGGDKMHDYFYHNLGQTLTLTGTDGADLNLQPTEELAFAGAHLYAYSYIYDKKSAITDKDIKATFTIAMPDKDDISMNLWMKGETDREVFTALSPMTEGLSRTPGMPYNIKEQPTLTFVARQKGEAWNRPFVAIYEPSSIKEPGCITEVSFPEVKSKTENSATSICVVQKDGRIDYILSSDNPTDICTSGKMSAQATYALWGNKKGDDCTFFLGHGTLLSTPNVVIKAETPAEVLLEFKKGAWYYTASADCTISIKKKTYKLKANTAETELK
- the nrfH gene encoding cytochrome c nitrite reductase small subunit, with product MKKLSFINRFLPSYKWKVAAVIICGIVVGGGGLFMYLLRAHTYLGDEPSACVNCHIMAPYYATWFHSSHSRDATCNDCHVPHENAVKKWTFKGMDGMKHVAAFLTKSEPQVIRAHEASSEVIMNNCIRCHTQLNAEFVKTGKIDYMMSQVGEGKACWDCHRDVPHGGSNSLSSTPNALVPYPESPVPDWLQKMLKK
- the nrfA gene encoding ammonia-forming cytochrome c nitrite reductase, which translates into the protein MEKKLKSWQGWLLFGGSMVVVFVLGLCVSALMERRAELESVFNNRRTVITGIEARNEVFKSDFPREYQTWTETAKTDFQSEFNGNIAVDVLEQRPEMVVLWAGYAFSKDYSTPRGHMHAIEDITASLRTGAPATPEDGPQPSTCWTCKSPDVPRMMEAIGVDAFYNNKWGAMGDEIVNPIGCADCHEPENMNLHISRPALIEAFARQGRDITKATPQEMRSLVCAQCHVEYYFKGDGKYLTFPWDKGFTVEDMEAYYDNEGFYDYIHKLSRAPILKAQHPDYEICQMGIHGQRGVSCADCHMPYKSEGGVKFSDHHIQSPLAMIDRTCQTCHRESEETLRNNVYERQRKANEIRNRLEQELAKAHIEAKFAWDKGATEDQMKDVLALIRQAQWRWDFGVASHGGAFHAPQEIQRILSHGLDKAMQARLAVSRVLAKHGFTDDVPMPDISTKEKAQQYIGLDMDAERAAKEKFLKTTVPAWLEKAKANGRLAQK
- a CDS encoding cytochrome c biogenesis protein ResB encodes the protein MWIRPWGFKEGCLIGAGLLATGWLLQITIGEIDWSLFACPVNIIVLVLYITGIVAMHCLRKRVYFFGWMSHYTLAVSSLLWVAGITVVMGLIRQIPSGHPADMLGFSRMLSAWPFVLLYIWMVTVLGLTTLRAGFPFRWKKLAFLLNHAGLFIALITATLGNADMQRLKMTTRIDNAEWRAMDGYGKLIELPLAIELKDFTIDEYPPKLMLIDNETGRTLPEKAPEHLLLEEGVTDGQLSDWLVTIRQTIPWAASVATEDTVKFTEFHSMGATYAVYLQAINQKTKAAKEGWVSCGSFIFPYKALRLDSLTSLIMPEREPQRFASTVKVYTEDGKQVEDTIAVNHPLNVAGWNIYQLSYDDTKGRWSDISVFELVRDPWLSAVYTGIIMMVLGAICLFVNAQKRKEEDAE